One part of the Cinclus cinclus chromosome 20, bCinCin1.1, whole genome shotgun sequence genome encodes these proteins:
- the NOG gene encoding noggin: MDHSQCLVTIYALVVLLGLRLEQGACQHYLHIRPAPSDNLPLVDLIEHPDPIFDPKEKDLNETLLRNLMGGHFDPNFMAVSLPEDRLGVDDLAELDLLLRQRPSGAMPSEIKGLEFYDGLQPGKKHRLSKKLRRKLQMWLWSQTFCPVLYTWNDLGSRFWPRYVKVGSCYSKRSCSVPEGMVCKPAKSVHLTILRWRCQRRGGQRCTWIPIQYPIISECKCSC; encoded by the coding sequence ATGGATCATTCCCAGTGCCTTGTGACTATATACGCTTTGGTGGTTCTGCTGGGTCTCCGGCTAGAGCAGGGTGCCTGCCAGCACTATCTGCACATCCGACCGGCTCCCAGCGACAACTTGCCCTTGGTGGATCTAATCGAGCACCCGGACCCTATCTTTGACCCCAAGGAGAAGGATCTTAACGAGACCTTGCTAAGGAACCTCATGGGCGGACACTTCGACCCCAACTTTATGGCTGTTTCCTTGCCCGAGGACCGGCTCGGAGTGGATGATCTAGCTGAGCTGGACTTGCTGCTCAGGCAGAGACCCTCGGGAGCGATGCCCAGCGAAATCAAAGGGCTGGAGTTCTACGACGGGCTGCAGCCGGGCAAGAAGCACAGGCTGAGCAAGAAGCTGCGCAGGAAGCTGCAGATGTGGCTTTGGTCCCAGACCTTCTGCCCGGTCCTATACACGTGGAACGATCTCGGCAGCCGCTTTTGGCCCCGGTATGTCAAAGTGGGCAGCTGCTACAGTAAAAGGTCTTGTTCAGTCCCCGAAGGCATGGTTTGCAAACCTGCCAAGTCCGTGCATTTAACGATCCTGAGGTGGCGGTGCCAACGCCGGGGCGGGCAGAGATGCACATGGATACCCATCCAGTACCCCATCATTTCGGAGTGTAAGTGCTCCTGCTAG